The sequence GGCTGGTGCTGGTGTCCGGCTTCCTCGAGCCGGTCTTCTACCTGTTCTCCATCGGCGTCGGCGTCTCGCAGCTGGTCGGCGACGTCGAGCTGCCCGGCGGCCAGGTCGTCACCTACACGGCGTTCGTCGCGCCGGCGATGCTCGCGGCGAGCGCGATGAACGGCGCGATCATCGACGCGACGTTCGGCCTGTTCTTCAAGCTGAAGTACAACAAGCTCTACGACGCGGTGCTCGCCACGCCGGTGACCCCGGTCGACGTGGCGGTGGGCGAGATCACCTGGGCGCTGGCCCGCGGCTCGCTCTACTCCGCCGCGTTCATCGTCGTCATGCTGTTCATGGGGCTGATCACGTCGTGGTGGGCGCTGCTGGCCCTGCCGGCCGTCGTGCTCACCGGCTTCTGCTTCGCCGCTGCGGGCACCGCCTGCACGACGTACATGCGCAGCTGGCAGGACTTCAGCTACATCACGCTGGTCCAGCTGCCACTGTTCCTCTTCTCGGCCACCTTCTACCCGATCTCGGTCTACCCCGAGTCGCTGCAGTGGGTTGTGCGGCTGTCACCGCTCTACCACTCCGCGCAGCTGCTGCGGGAGCTCACGACCGGCACGGTCGGGCTCGACTCGCTGTGGCACGTGCTGGTGCTGGCGCTGCTCGGCGTCATCGGCATGGTCGTGACCGGCCGCCGGCTGGAGAAGCTCCTCCTCACCTGACCGGTCGCTCGTGTCGGGGTCGAATCCGATGGCTCGGCGTGGGTGGCAGGAGGATGATCGCCCGATGAGGATGCCGGCGCCGAGCGACGGTGACCCGGCCATCGAGGCGGCCGGGATCACCAAGCGGTTCGGCGGGTCCGGGGCGTCGGCCGGTGCGGTCGACGCGGTCCACGACCTGACCATGTCCGTCCTGCGAGGGGAGCGCCTCGCGTTCATCGGTCCCAACGGCGCGGGCAAGTCGACGTCGATCAAGATCCTCACCGGCATCCTGCACCCGACATCGGGCACCGCCCGCGTCCTCGGCCTGGTGCCCTGGCAGCAGCGGCGGGCGCTGGCGGCCCGGACCGGCACGCTGTTCGGCCAGCGGTCACAGCTCTGGTTCGAGCTGAGCCCGCGCCAGTCGCTGCGCATGCTGGGGGCGATCTACGGCATGGACCGGGACCGTGAGCTGCGCCGGGTGGCCGAGCTCGGAGACTTGCTCGACGCCGGCGACCTCTTCGACCAGCCGGTGCGCGACCTGTCCCTCGGCCAGCGGATGCGCTGCGAGC comes from Actinomycetes bacterium and encodes:
- a CDS encoding ABC transporter permease; amino-acid sequence: MTAPGTFRVTPPLVTRRLVGSGRARYLVERNVRVYRNEWLVLVSGFLEPVFYLFSIGVGVSQLVGDVELPGGQVVTYTAFVAPAMLAASAMNGAIIDATFGLFFKLKYNKLYDAVLATPVTPVDVAVGEITWALARGSLYSAAFIVVMLFMGLITSWWALLALPAVVLTGFCFAAAGTACTTYMRSWQDFSYITLVQLPLFLFSATFYPISVYPESLQWVVRLSPLYHSAQLLRELTTGTVGLDSLWHVLVLALLGVIGMVVTGRRLEKLLLT
- a CDS encoding ATP-binding cassette domain-containing protein encodes the protein MRMPAPSDGDPAIEAAGITKRFGGSGASAGAVDAVHDLTMSVLRGERLAFIGPNGAGKSTSIKILTGILHPTSGTARVLGLVPWQQRRALAARTGTLFGQRSQLWFELSPRQSLRMLGAIYGMDRDRELRRVAELGDLLDAGDLFDQPVRDLSLGQRMRCELAACLLHDPEILFLDEPTIGLDLLAKRRFRELLVTLNEASGTTVFLTSHDVADIEHVAQRVVVISAGRLIYDDSVPAMRRTMLSTKLVDVGLERAGAPLDLDGVTVLASDQTSAQLSVDTSRTSIREVLGRVLDTWSVSDISVVDPPLEQVIAEIYAERRP